In the genome of Planctomycetia bacterium, one region contains:
- a CDS encoding DUF2142 domain-containing protein — MQAKFPQYRHALLLVTLLGMLLLWLVGYLAPVQTIWEKNDATFLKRTVKQLEGIQIDAAGNYQTGTVSGWLEWTDDSLKGLQYLKLSLQASTVVQSDQWLLQFKTNNVDYYDPDYLRTRTLHPLVEYRGDFAEITWFLPEPATAFRVQVPSLTRFSLNQFAAAGIDPTQHARHYQLLVLKLVLLSLTLGSFICWLIGICSAGFTALNLNGLISTGILLVHGIVLIFLLPPFQGPDENRHWKAAMKLYRSDGQQGSILHSLPGILNAEKPRWRSEVPFQALRLKSLKDHALQPAENIDVGYVKHWGYPLVGLISTVFPTVTSVQEALCFYFLCRMVPLLLLVLLVYQSWQMGAGSWTLVTFCSLPLVLQQSTIISTDTVPILGTFAVMLLLIHLRSLSSTFSWITVWLICLLVIAAKPPIYALIVLLPLSELNWKRWLRWQFVVPALAVIMLIAAAGIWLLWRVVDSAGMELGKEARLQLQYLMTGEGIAQFIQAAMEYPGRFLNPSAWCGPLGWLDTNISPQHVSLLLTSLLIAVCFDLAAWFRQSGSWNEAAFYKLLTTVVSVIVMGLIVWWSLALVMYLTITPYQADSIVGMQVRYMFPVLMALILWPVHRFKTCLSPVSETQQQWRLPGYVLLFLALCRVIFLAGDLQLRYWG; from the coding sequence ATTTGGGAGAAGAATGATGCGACCTTCCTGAAACGGACAGTCAAGCAGCTTGAAGGAATTCAGATCGATGCTGCGGGGAATTATCAAACAGGGACTGTTTCCGGTTGGCTGGAATGGACGGATGATTCACTCAAAGGACTGCAATATCTGAAGCTGTCTCTGCAGGCATCCACGGTTGTACAATCGGATCAATGGCTTTTACAGTTCAAGACAAACAATGTCGATTATTATGATCCCGATTACCTGCGTACCCGGACGCTACATCCACTGGTTGAATACCGGGGTGACTTCGCAGAAATAACGTGGTTTCTGCCAGAACCTGCTACCGCATTTCGCGTGCAGGTTCCTTCTTTAACTCGTTTTAGTCTGAATCAGTTTGCCGCTGCGGGTATTGATCCTACACAGCACGCAAGGCATTATCAACTGCTGGTCTTGAAACTGGTGCTCTTGTCTCTCACTCTTGGCAGCTTCATCTGCTGGTTGATTGGTATCTGTTCCGCCGGTTTCACAGCATTGAACCTGAATGGACTTATCAGCACTGGCATTTTACTGGTGCATGGCATAGTTCTGATATTCCTTCTTCCCCCTTTTCAAGGCCCTGATGAGAACAGGCATTGGAAAGCTGCGATGAAACTGTATCGATCTGATGGCCAGCAAGGTTCCATCCTGCATAGCCTGCCCGGCATACTGAATGCAGAGAAGCCACGCTGGCGTTCGGAGGTTCCTTTTCAGGCACTTCGTCTCAAATCGCTGAAAGATCATGCATTGCAACCTGCTGAGAACATTGATGTAGGTTACGTCAAGCATTGGGGTTATCCGCTGGTGGGTTTGATTTCGACCGTCTTTCCCACCGTTACAAGCGTTCAGGAAGCACTCTGCTTTTACTTCCTTTGCAGAATGGTTCCGTTACTTCTGCTCGTATTGCTGGTGTATCAGTCCTGGCAGATGGGTGCAGGCTCATGGACACTGGTAACCTTCTGTTCGCTGCCTCTGGTGTTGCAGCAATCGACTATCATCTCAACGGATACGGTTCCCATCCTTGGTACGTTTGCCGTGATGCTGTTGCTGATTCACCTGCGTTCATTATCATCTACATTCAGTTGGATAACTGTTTGGCTCATTTGTTTACTGGTGATTGCCGCCAAGCCGCCCATCTATGCATTGATCGTGCTGTTGCCTCTCAGTGAATTGAACTGGAAACGATGGTTGCGTTGGCAATTCGTGGTACCTGCACTTGCTGTTATCATGCTAATAGCTGCGGCAGGCATCTGGTTGCTTTGGCGAGTGGTGGATAGTGCGGGCATGGAACTGGGTAAGGAAGCCAGGCTGCAACTGCAATACCTGATGACCGGCGAGGGCATTGCTCAATTCATCCAGGCTGCGATGGAATATCCCGGGCGGTTTCTGAATCCTTCAGCCTGGTGCGGGCCGTTAGGATGGCTTGATACCAACATTTCGCCTCAACATGTGTCGCTGTTGCTGACCAGCCTTTTGATTGCAGTCTGCTTCGATCTTGCTGCCTGGTTCAGGCAATCGGGTTCGTGGAATGAAGCAGCTTTCTATAAGCTGCTTACGACCGTTGTAAGCGTGATCGTGATGGGCCTCATTGTCTGGTGGAGCCTGGCTCTGGTGATGTATCTGACGATAACGCCTTACCAGGCGGATAGTATTGTGGGAATGCAGGTGCGTTACATGTTCCCGGTGCTGATGGCGTTGATTCTGTGGCCAGTCCATCGGTTCAAGACCTGTCTTTCTCCGGTGTCTGAAACACAGCAGCAATGGAGGTTGCCTGGTTATGTGCTTTTGTTTTTAGCGCTATGCCGGGTTATTTTCCTGGCTGGCGATTTGCAGTTACGGTATTGGGGTTAA
- a CDS encoding S8 family serine peptidase, with protein sequence MLRRSNSSSNQHRSVRLNLEHLEDRTVPDAGLTSKLSLLQPKDSAPATHNLYTLTEVMVQFANANGLAALQQAMKPVGRNVAIAPVQFDWGNSFQIFATQQGSSVLQVGLQPGTTPKAAVAYLSSIKGVEWAEPNYLYQGDPRDFTPNDTQYGSQYHHPLMQNNLAWDSTLGSPTVRIAVLDDGVATNHPDLSANIWVNPGEFGGEVGVDDDGNGYIDDLNGWDTLSNDNNPNPTGSNTHGTHVAGIAAGRTNNATGIAGVSGNSKLVPVRWYDGASWPASVVAASYAYGVANNIKVFNASYNFDGWVGNNTVTAAMDLAYNSGALLFNSAGNNGELNPARQAFEQVILIASTTSTDAKSGFSNYGFGTDLSAPGSGILSTTTNNGGTTFNYEFFDGTSMATPNAAGTAMMVWSHNPTWTRDQVIARMVGLADDISAQNPTIALELGGGRVNTYKAMRADLFALPEPRMKRLTGLPADNSSINTPPTAFSLDVANVLDPATVSLSQFELRGDGPDNTFNTGDDVLIPISLPAGFNYRVGTNRFDFTINGTMLPDRYRFSALSGANGLKDPFGQQLDGNGDGNPGDNYTRTFTINAPSLAGTVFHDLNGNGTGDPGEPAIAGQQAYLDLNLNGQFDSNAQTFNSGTLNINIPDNNTAWTSAPIVVSGMTGTVTDINVRINLSQTYTGDMEFRLLGSNGSTIVNLITQRGGSGDNFINTVLDDQAANPISSGSAPFTGSFQPEQPLSAMNGLNPNGTWTLQVRDIASGDLGVLQNWSISVGTGIPEPTATADVNGFYRFFGMSAGNYRIRTIVPAGFNQTSPASGYYDVSLPPDGFIGNLNFGQAQQNTIYGNVYNDLDGNGNQNGGETGLGTRTVYVDANNNNIYDAGIYTVNSGTLNINIPDNNTAWTSAPMVVSGVAGSIADVNVLVNLTQTYTGDMEFRLLGPGGSQIVNLITQRGGGGDNFVNTVLDDEAAVAISAGSAPFTGSYRPEQLLSAYDGLVANGTWTLQVRDIAGGDLGVLQNWSLIITDSTAERFSNTDAAGNYVMSGMPVGAYLLRSVPQVGWKPINPDFGQGIAGTMNVGESHFSRSFGLQQDSIAPSIQSIVRTGSNPTNAGSVQFTVGYSEAVAGVSAANFGLITGGGIAGASISSVSGSGNTWTVTVNTGTGDGTIGLNHTSGVGITDLALNPLTSGNFTGEAYTIDKTAPVVQAYRVIFGNNQSYNLIGSTRFTLPWQVSAIEVVFDGPVTGATGSLVRTNGSLPIASFNGSGTNTLRWTLQNLLMTDRVFSELAGSGGSTISDQAGNALGNGTNYSRNFNVLWGDVNDDGFVSIADAQLVNILIRNSQYSLFGDMNGDGVVNNADTQLARQRVGQQLPA encoded by the coding sequence ATGCTGCGCCGATCCAATTCATCATCCAATCAACACCGAAGCGTTCGCTTAAACCTGGAACATCTCGAAGACCGAACCGTGCCTGATGCCGGGCTGACATCCAAGCTGTCGCTGCTTCAGCCGAAGGATAGTGCACCGGCTACGCATAATCTATACACGCTGACCGAGGTGATGGTGCAGTTTGCCAACGCCAATGGCCTGGCCGCGTTGCAGCAGGCCATGAAGCCGGTCGGGCGCAATGTGGCTATCGCTCCGGTTCAATTTGACTGGGGCAACAGCTTCCAGATTTTTGCAACGCAGCAGGGTTCGAGCGTTCTTCAGGTGGGGTTGCAGCCTGGCACTACACCCAAAGCTGCGGTGGCGTATCTGAGTTCGATCAAGGGAGTGGAATGGGCTGAACCCAATTATCTCTATCAAGGTGATCCGCGTGATTTCACGCCTAATGATACTCAGTACGGCAGTCAGTATCATCATCCGCTGATGCAGAATAATCTCGCGTGGGATTCGACGCTAGGTTCTCCTACGGTGCGAATTGCAGTGCTGGATGATGGTGTTGCCACCAACCATCCTGATTTAAGTGCCAACATCTGGGTGAATCCAGGAGAATTTGGTGGCGAAGTTGGTGTCGATGATGATGGCAATGGCTACATCGATGATCTAAATGGCTGGGATACGCTCAGCAACGACAATAACCCTAATCCGACAGGAAGCAACACACACGGTACTCACGTAGCAGGCATTGCTGCAGGGCGCACGAACAATGCAACAGGCATTGCTGGCGTGTCGGGCAACTCGAAACTGGTGCCTGTTCGCTGGTATGATGGTGCCAGTTGGCCAGCCTCGGTGGTGGCAGCAAGTTATGCCTATGGCGTGGCGAACAACATCAAGGTCTTCAATGCCAGCTACAACTTTGATGGATGGGTAGGGAACAACACTGTCACCGCAGCAATGGATTTGGCCTACAACAGTGGCGCCTTGCTCTTTAATTCAGCGGGAAACAACGGCGAACTCAATCCGGCTCGGCAGGCATTTGAACAGGTGATCCTGATCGCCAGCACAACCAGTACCGATGCGAAGAGCGGATTCAGCAATTATGGATTTGGTACCGATCTCAGTGCGCCTGGCAGTGGCATTCTTTCGACCACAACCAATAATGGTGGAACAACATTCAATTACGAATTTTTCGATGGCACCAGCATGGCAACTCCCAATGCAGCTGGTACTGCCATGATGGTCTGGTCGCATAACCCCACGTGGACACGAGATCAGGTCATTGCACGGATGGTAGGTCTGGCTGATGATATCAGTGCCCAGAATCCAACCATTGCTCTCGAACTGGGCGGTGGTCGTGTCAATACATACAAGGCCATGCGGGCTGATCTGTTTGCCTTGCCTGAACCACGCATGAAACGGCTGACTGGTCTGCCAGCAGATAACTCATCAATCAACACACCGCCTACCGCCTTTTCGCTGGATGTGGCGAATGTGCTTGATCCGGCAACCGTTTCACTTTCACAATTTGAACTACGTGGTGATGGGCCTGACAATACTTTTAATACCGGCGATGATGTACTGATTCCGATCAGTCTGCCTGCCGGGTTCAATTACCGGGTTGGCACTAACCGGTTTGATTTCACCATCAACGGAACCATGCTGCCTGATAGATATCGTTTCAGTGCGCTTTCCGGAGCGAATGGATTGAAAGACCCGTTTGGCCAGCAGCTTGATGGGAATGGCGATGGGAATCCGGGAGATAACTATACCAGAACCTTCACAATCAATGCCCCCAGCCTGGCGGGTACGGTCTTCCACGATTTGAATGGCAACGGCACGGGTGACCCGGGCGAGCCTGCCATTGCTGGTCAGCAGGCTTATCTCGATTTGAATCTCAATGGACAGTTTGATTCCAACGCTCAGACATTCAACAGTGGCACGCTCAATATCAACATCCCGGATAACAATACAGCATGGACCAGTGCACCGATCGTTGTGAGTGGTATGACAGGGACGGTCACCGACATCAATGTGCGGATCAATCTTTCGCAGACCTATACTGGTGACATGGAATTCAGGCTGCTGGGTTCCAACGGGTCCACGATTGTCAACCTGATAACGCAGCGTGGCGGCAGTGGTGACAATTTCATCAACACGGTACTGGATGACCAGGCAGCCAACCCGATCAGTTCGGGTAGTGCTCCATTTACTGGCAGCTTCCAGCCTGAACAGCCGCTTTCTGCGATGAATGGCCTTAACCCCAATGGCACCTGGACCCTGCAGGTTCGTGATATTGCCAGTGGTGATTTGGGTGTTCTTCAGAACTGGTCAATTTCAGTAGGAACGGGAATCCCTGAGCCGACAGCCACTGCCGATGTAAACGGTTTTTATCGCTTCTTTGGCATGAGCGCTGGTAATTACCGCATTCGAACCATTGTTCCTGCAGGGTTCAATCAAACCAGTCCGGCGAGCGGATATTATGATGTCTCGCTGCCACCCGATGGTTTCATCGGCAATCTGAATTTCGGCCAGGCACAGCAGAACACGATTTACGGCAATGTCTACAACGATCTGGATGGCAATGGCAACCAGAATGGTGGCGAAACGGGTCTGGGCACCAGAACCGTGTATGTGGATGCCAACAACAACAATATCTATGACGCAGGCATTTACACTGTCAATTCGGGCACGCTCAACATCAACATTCCTGATAACAATACCGCCTGGACCAGTGCACCGATGGTGGTTTCGGGTGTTGCAGGAAGCATCGCTGATGTGAATGTTCTGGTTAATCTGACTCAGACCTACACCGGCGACATGGAATTCCGGCTGCTCGGACCAGGCGGTTCACAAATTGTCAATCTGATCACGCAACGTGGCGGTGGTGGCGATAATTTCGTCAACACGGTACTCGATGATGAAGCAGCGGTTGCCATCAGTGCAGGGTCCGCACCGTTTACGGGCAGCTATCGTCCTGAGCAGTTACTTTCGGCTTATGATGGACTCGTAGCCAATGGTACCTGGACGCTACAGGTTCGCGATATCGCAGGCGGCGACCTGGGTGTGCTGCAGAACTGGTCGCTGATCATCACTGATTCTACTGCGGAGAGATTCAGCAACACCGATGCAGCAGGCAACTATGTCATGTCGGGCATGCCGGTTGGCGCCTATCTGCTGCGAAGTGTACCCCAGGTTGGATGGAAGCCAATCAACCCAGACTTCGGACAAGGCATTGCAGGCACAATGAATGTGGGTGAATCGCATTTCTCCAGATCGTTTGGCCTGCAGCAGGATAGCATTGCACCGTCTATTCAGTCCATCGTTCGCACGGGTAGCAATCCGACCAATGCCGGCAGTGTACAGTTTACGGTGGGATACAGTGAAGCCGTTGCTGGTGTGTCGGCAGCCAACTTCGGCCTGATAACAGGTGGCGGCATCGCTGGCGCCAGCATTTCTTCCGTATCTGGATCGGGCAACACCTGGACCGTAACCGTGAATACGGGGACCGGCGATGGTACGATTGGCCTCAATCACACCAGCGGCGTGGGCATCACCGATCTGGCATTGAACCCACTCACCAGCGGCAACTTTACCGGCGAAGCCTACACGATAGACAAGACTGCACCAGTGGTGCAAGCCTACCGTGTTATCTTCGGCAATAATCAATCGTACAACCTGATAGGCAGTACGCGCTTCACGTTGCCCTGGCAGGTTTCCGCCATTGAAGTGGTATTCGATGGGCCCGTCACTGGCGCTACCGGTTCGCTGGTTCGTACCAATGGCAGCCTGCCTATAGCATCCTTTAATGGTTCAGGAACCAATACTCTTCGCTGGACGTTACAGAACCTGTTGATGACCGACCGTGTGTTCAGTGAACTGGCAGGTTCTGGCGGCAGCACGATTTCCGACCAGGCTGGCAATGCACTGGGCAACGGCACCAATTACTCCCGCAACTTCAATGTGCTCTGGGGCGATGTGAACGATGATGGCTTCGTCAGCATTGCGGATGCACAACTGGTGAACATCCTTATTCGCAACAGCCAATACAGCCTGTTTGGCGATATGAATGGCGACGGTGTTGTCAATAATGCCGATACGCAGCTTGCCCGCCAGCGGGTTGGCCAGCAATTGCCAGCTTAA
- a CDS encoding PEP-CTERM sorting domain-containing protein, translating to MQWLNRWMLAGLALFCLTGLAAAQAALQIIVGSATASSPSTGNTFEVSITNVGNAPSAPLAGFSFGISVPGGSGITFTNATILTALNPYLFLGQSSTPPFSNTAFPNQSFIATDLYATAGGVPVLPGQTFGLGLISFDVAVGSSDTTVTLAGFPATGLSDENGSTVDYDGFNGLITIAAVPEPATWGMIGLSTMAAAGLWYRQRRNQKLALEARLSKED from the coding sequence ATGCAGTGGTTGAATCGATGGATGCTGGCTGGGCTGGCGCTCTTCTGTCTTACTGGTTTAGCCGCTGCCCAGGCTGCATTGCAGATCATTGTGGGAAGCGCTACCGCCAGTTCGCCTTCAACGGGTAATACTTTTGAAGTGAGCATTACCAATGTAGGGAATGCTCCGAGTGCACCGCTGGCCGGGTTTTCTTTTGGAATATCGGTGCCGGGCGGATCGGGAATTACGTTTACCAATGCGACCATCTTGACAGCACTCAATCCCTATCTGTTTTTGGGCCAGTCATCCACTCCTCCATTTTCCAATACGGCATTTCCGAATCAGTCGTTCATTGCTACTGATCTGTATGCCACGGCTGGTGGCGTGCCTGTTCTGCCTGGGCAGACCTTTGGGCTGGGATTGATTTCGTTTGATGTGGCAGTTGGCTCCAGTGATACTACGGTAACGTTGGCTGGGTTTCCTGCTACCGGCTTGAGCGATGAAAATGGAAGCACGGTCGATTACGATGGATTTAATGGCCTGATAACCATTGCAGCAGTGCCTGAACCAGCGACCTGGGGCATGATTGGTTTGAGTACGATGGCAGCCGCTGGCTTGTGGTATCGGCAACGCAGGAATCAGAAGCTGGCACTTGAGGCGAGATTATCAAAGGAAGATTAA
- a CDS encoding sigma-54-dependent Fis family transcriptional regulator: MATSKGLRILFADDEPSLREFMRSELPGLGHEVIICQDGMAAIKALEKGPFDVALLDIKMPNKTGIDVLEQIKHLSPSTEVVLLTGYASVDTAVQAVRLGAFDYLTKPCRLADLEGLLRRIAEKRDLVNKTIALERRVKAAEGPTILIGDSPVMQSVHRLITRIAPTESTVMILGETGTGKELVARTIVQQSLRADKPFIPVNCGALSEQLAESELFGHRKGAFTGADREHKGLFEVANGGTLFLDELGELNKNIQVKLLRFLESREIRRVGETEPFKTDVRVLCATNRDLREMVKADTFREDLFFRVNTFEVKLPALRERRTDIPDLAMHLLARAARRDISYAKQVLTPEAIDALLEHDWPGNVRELANAMEHAFIIAGGGPIQADHLPYYVKAVSQAATVPISAARPAVAATQATGPDGRSLKDVEMDHILGVLNKHQGNKPAAAAELGISLKTLYNRLNAWQDEKRQAG, translated from the coding sequence ATGGCAACCAGCAAAGGCCTACGCATTCTCTTCGCTGACGACGAACCGTCGCTCCGCGAATTCATGCGCAGCGAACTCCCTGGCCTGGGACATGAGGTCATCATCTGTCAGGACGGCATGGCAGCCATCAAGGCACTCGAAAAAGGCCCGTTTGATGTCGCTCTGCTCGACATCAAGATGCCCAACAAGACCGGCATCGATGTCCTCGAACAGATCAAGCATCTCAGCCCTTCCACCGAAGTGGTACTTCTGACAGGCTACGCCAGCGTCGATACTGCCGTGCAGGCGGTACGCCTGGGTGCGTTTGATTATCTCACCAAGCCATGTCGGCTTGCTGACCTCGAAGGCCTGCTGCGTCGTATTGCTGAGAAGCGAGATTTAGTCAACAAAACCATCGCTTTGGAACGCCGCGTCAAAGCTGCTGAAGGGCCGACGATCCTCATTGGTGATTCGCCAGTTATGCAATCGGTACACCGCCTCATCACACGCATTGCTCCCACCGAGAGTACTGTGATGATTCTGGGCGAAACTGGCACCGGCAAGGAACTGGTGGCTCGTACTATCGTTCAGCAAAGCCTGCGGGCAGATAAGCCCTTTATTCCTGTTAACTGCGGGGCACTCTCAGAACAACTGGCTGAGAGTGAACTGTTCGGCCATCGCAAAGGCGCGTTCACCGGCGCTGATCGTGAACACAAAGGTCTATTTGAAGTCGCCAACGGCGGAACATTGTTTCTGGATGAGCTAGGCGAACTCAACAAGAACATTCAGGTGAAGCTGCTCCGTTTCCTCGAATCACGAGAAATCCGTCGAGTGGGCGAAACGGAACCCTTCAAGACGGATGTGCGGGTATTGTGCGCCACCAACCGCGATCTGCGCGAAATGGTGAAAGCTGACACCTTCCGCGAAGACCTCTTCTTCCGGGTCAATACCTTTGAAGTCAAGCTGCCTGCTCTGCGGGAACGTCGAACTGATATACCCGACTTAGCCATGCATCTGCTGGCCCGAGCAGCCCGCCGAGATATCTCTTATGCCAAACAGGTGCTCACTCCTGAAGCGATTGATGCCCTGCTCGAACACGATTGGCCGGGCAACGTTCGTGAACTCGCCAACGCCATGGAGCATGCATTCATCATTGCCGGGGGCGGTCCCATCCAGGCCGATCATCTGCCATACTATGTCAAGGCAGTCAGCCAGGCTGCAACCGTGCCGATCAGCGCCGCACGACCAGCCGTCGCAGCGACGCAAGCAACCGGCCCCGATGGGCGTTCACTCAAAGATGTAGAAATGGATCATATCCTCGGCGTGCTGAACAAACACCAGGGCAACAAACCCGCCGCCGCTGCTGAACTAGGCATCAGCCTGAAAACGCTCTACAACCGCCTCAACGCCTGGCAGGACGAAAAACGCCAGGCAGGCTAA
- a CDS encoding HAMP domain-containing protein: protein MALRLRIRHKLLLGLLMVGVPMLILLGATLHALSAHRITVNSIDSRQNEQKAASYMHDCVSSWLARYGSSTFATSTQQEELAQQLMEAAGTYESLLMRTQQTGLDRDRGKEEKAYLMQIRSKVEELKHHIQPVEFHVGDSQPRAPWRPIVSQLSKLTAELCNVIDSDVQNLVAAADRSYQQTRQLALAISIGGFVLLLILARVTYHWIATPIRELHAKVTQMATGKFTGHVQVSSNDEMQDLAVAFNHMSDRLQGIYQDLERQVQERSKQLVRSERLAGVGFLAAGVAHEINNPLASISFCGEALERRLKGLMEQHPEHPDVPLINRYVLMIQQEAFRCKEITQKLLEFSRMGDRPKQMADLAELVQSVLEMVQHLPNHQEKRIVFEVQQRPHLLLSVPEIKSVVLNLIVNALESMDTGGLLTIKLAVVHDAALLTFTDSGCGMTQEVLENLFEPFFTRSRTGKGTGLGLSISHRIINQHGGEIEATSAGPNQGSTFTVRIPLQQAETVPQEDPVATVLKKAA, encoded by the coding sequence GTGGCACTGCGATTGCGTATACGCCACAAGTTGTTGCTTGGCCTGCTCATGGTTGGTGTGCCGATGCTGATTCTGCTCGGCGCAACGCTGCATGCCCTTTCTGCACATCGCATTACCGTCAACAGCATTGATAGTCGCCAAAACGAGCAGAAAGCTGCCAGCTACATGCACGATTGTGTTTCCAGTTGGCTGGCCCGCTATGGATCCAGCACGTTTGCCACTTCCACCCAACAGGAAGAACTGGCTCAACAGTTAATGGAAGCTGCCGGCACGTATGAATCGCTGTTGATGCGAACCCAGCAGACCGGCCTCGATCGCGACCGTGGCAAGGAAGAAAAAGCCTACCTCATGCAGATTCGATCCAAAGTTGAAGAGTTGAAACACCATATTCAACCCGTAGAGTTTCACGTTGGCGATTCGCAGCCTCGTGCGCCCTGGCGGCCAATCGTTTCACAGTTAAGCAAGTTGACTGCTGAACTCTGCAATGTCATTGATAGTGATGTTCAAAACCTGGTTGCCGCCGCGGATCGCAGTTATCAGCAAACCCGACAACTCGCACTGGCTATCAGCATCGGCGGCTTCGTCCTGCTGCTGATTCTGGCCAGGGTTACTTATCACTGGATAGCTACACCGATCCGCGAACTGCACGCCAAGGTCACCCAGATGGCGACCGGCAAATTCACCGGACATGTCCAGGTCAGCAGCAACGATGAAATGCAGGATTTGGCAGTGGCCTTCAACCACATGTCAGACCGCTTGCAAGGCATCTATCAGGATCTTGAACGACAGGTGCAGGAACGAAGTAAACAACTCGTCCGCAGTGAACGGCTGGCAGGCGTAGGGTTCCTCGCTGCCGGCGTGGCTCATGAAATCAACAACCCTCTGGCCAGCATCAGTTTCTGTGGCGAAGCACTCGAACGACGGCTCAAAGGCCTGATGGAACAGCACCCGGAACATCCCGATGTTCCCTTGATCAACCGCTATGTGCTCATGATTCAGCAGGAAGCCTTCCGTTGCAAGGAAATCACCCAGAAGTTGCTCGAATTCAGTCGCATGGGCGACCGCCCCAAGCAGATGGCCGACCTGGCTGAACTGGTACAAAGCGTGTTGGAGATGGTACAGCATCTGCCCAATCATCAGGAAAAACGTATCGTCTTCGAAGTACAGCAGCGGCCACACCTGCTACTCTCCGTGCCCGAAATCAAATCGGTCGTTTTGAACCTGATCGTCAATGCTCTGGAAAGCATGGACACCGGCGGCCTGTTGACTATCAAACTCGCCGTCGTTCACGATGCAGCACTACTGACCTTTACCGATTCAGGCTGCGGCATGACACAGGAAGTGCTCGAAAACCTCTTCGAACCGTTCTTCACACGCTCTCGAACAGGCAAAGGCACCGGCCTGGGTCTCAGCATCAGTCATCGCATTATCAATCAGCACGGCGGTGAGATTGAAGCCACCAGTGCCGGACCAAACCAGGGAAGCACCTTCACGGTACGCATCCCACTTCAGCAAGCCGAAACCGTTCCACAGGAAGACCCAGTGGCAACGGTACTGAAAAAAGCAGCGTAG
- a CDS encoding ACP S-malonyltransferase codes for MLDAVQLRSRIASSAFTFRGYNITNLGRTPELLEHPLYGKEVEQALAENSVLASDTLQTKMDLVERVRQRRETCDLTSYAEDIVLIVTMCMVQLELLQKYFDIPFDSSRIAFGYSLGETSALAASKVFTAQDMLIPLLLMSEDSVALSQNVTMGILFSRGPELDLDLVHKTCLEIGTEGKGIISPSTYLSPNSLLLLAQNDTLEQFRTLMKERFPERVHLRANPHRWAPLHTPITWQRNIPNRTAVILQKTKGGLTKPTVPIISSVTGQKSFNETNSRHLMQQWVDHPQKLWDMVFQTLASGVEIVVHVGPDPNLVPATFKRISDNIAGQSAERTWSGFGLRAMKPIMRRPWLTRLLSQSTALLRAPYVEHIILEDWLLANAPQPGQTSLVNASGSVA; via the coding sequence ATGCTCGACGCTGTGCAACTTCGCAGCAGAATTGCCAGTTCTGCTTTTACTTTTCGAGGCTACAACATCACCAACCTTGGACGCACTCCCGAACTACTCGAACATCCACTCTACGGCAAAGAAGTTGAACAGGCACTTGCAGAAAATTCCGTATTAGCCAGCGATACGCTGCAGACGAAAATGGACCTCGTCGAACGAGTCAGACAGCGGCGGGAAACCTGCGACTTGACCAGTTATGCAGAAGACATTGTCCTGATCGTCACCATGTGCATGGTACAACTCGAACTGCTGCAAAAGTATTTTGATATTCCCTTTGATTCTTCTCGTATCGCCTTCGGCTACAGCCTGGGGGAAACCTCTGCACTGGCTGCCTCAAAAGTCTTTACCGCACAGGATATGCTGATCCCCCTACTGTTGATGTCCGAAGATTCCGTGGCACTTTCACAGAATGTCACGATGGGCATTCTGTTTTCCCGCGGCCCGGAACTCGATCTCGATCTGGTACATAAAACCTGCCTGGAAATCGGCACCGAGGGCAAAGGGATCATATCCCCCTCCACGTACCTGTCTCCCAACAGTCTGCTGCTCCTGGCTCAAAACGATACGCTCGAACAGTTCCGCACACTCATGAAGGAACGCTTTCCCGAAAGAGTACACTTGCGTGCCAACCCGCATCGCTGGGCGCCGTTGCATACCCCCATCACCTGGCAGAGAAACATCCCCAATCGCACTGCTGTCATTCTGCAGAAAACCAAGGGTGGCTTAACCAAACCCACGGTCCCCATCATCAGCAGCGTTACAGGCCAGAAGAGTTTCAACGAAACCAACAGCAGGCACCTGATGCAGCAATGGGTTGATCATCCACAAAAACTGTGGGACATGGTGTTTCAAACACTGGCATCGGGAGTGGAAATCGTGGTGCACGTCGGCCCCGATCCCAACCTGGTCCCTGCCACCTTCAAACGTATCAGCGACAACATTGCCGGGCAATCAGCCGAGCGCACCTGGAGCGGCTTCGGCCTGCGTGCCATGAAACCGATCATGCGCCGGCCTTGGCTGACCAGACTGCTGTCACAAAGCACTGCACTCCTTCGTGCTCCTTATGTCGAACACATCATTCTCGAAGACTGGCTGCTGGCCAATGCTCCCCAGCCTGGGCAAACCAGCCTGGTGAACGCGTCTGGTTCTGTTGCTTAA